The genomic interval CCCACCTCCCACTCGCCGTACTCACTCTCCTGCGCCCGACCACCCTTGGCGCCGTTCTCCCATTGGCCGCGCTCGCTTTCGTCCCTCCCACTCTGCTCAACCCGGGAAACTTTGACGCTCACCCGAGAGCGTGCGGACGCCCGGCCTCCACCGCCCGCGCGGCCTCCACCGCTCGACCGGGAACCGCGCCCCCCGGCCGGGCGTCATAGAGGGCGTGAACGCCAGAAGCCGTAATCCCTGGCAACCACACGAGTGGCATCGTTGTCGGCGCCCCTATCGAAACAGCACTTGATAACGACTTCGTTCCTTGCTATCATTTCCCTGTCTCTTTCCAATCATATGGAGAAAAAAAAGCGATGAAACCTAAACACATCCTCCGTTCTCTGCCCTTTGTCCTCCTGACCCTGATCGCACTCCTGGCCGCTGGCTGCACCGGCCTGGCCACCCCCGCACCGTCGCCGGCTCCCGGCGCCGAACCGACCCCGCCCGCTGGCGGCGAGATCATGACCCTGTACATCGGCCCTGCCCTGGTCGAGTGTGCGTCCGTCGGCGTGAACCAATGCCTGCAAGTGAAGACCAGCGCCGATGGCGACTACCAGCTCTTCTACGACCCCATCCAGGGCTTCGACTACGAGCCAGGCTTCGACTACGAGATCAACGTCAGCCGCGTCGAGGTCGAAAACCCACCTACCGACGCCTCCAACTATCAGTACAACCTGGTCGCAGTCATCAGCAAGACCCCGGCTGTGGTGGCAGAGGCCAACCGGCTTCCGCTCGAGGGTCCCCTGTGGCAACTGGAAGCCATCGTCGCTGCCAACGGTCTCGCCCCCGTGTTGGCCGATTCTCAGGCGACGGCTCGATTTCAGGGCGGCGAGATCAACGGCAACGCCAGCTGCAACCAGTTCTTCGGCGCCTACCAACTGGACGGCGGCGCCCTGACTGTGACGGTGGGCGGCAGCACCATGATGGCCTGCCAACCGCCCGAACTCATGCAACAGGAAATCGCCTATCTCGCAGCCCTGGGGCAGGTCGCCTCCTTCGCCATCGACGGCGACCGCCTGATGCTGAAAGACGCCGACGGCAACGCCATCCTGCGCTACACCGCCCTCGTCTCACCCCCGCTGGTGGGCGCCAGTTGGAACATCACCGCCTACAACAACGGCCAGGGCGGGTTGACCAGCCCCCTCGCCGCGACCGCGATCACCCTCTTCCTGGCGGCTGATGGCACGGTGAGCGGCGCCGCCGGCTGCAACAACTACACCGGTGGCTACACCGTCGCCGACAACTCGATCACCATCGGCTCTCTGGCCACCACCCGCAAGATGTGCCTCGAACCACAGGGGCTGATGGAGCAGGAATTTGCCTTCGTCAACGCCCTGCAGCAGGCGGCGAGCTTCGAGATCCTGGGCAACGACCTGACCCTGCTCGACGCCGCCGGCGCCACGCTGGTGCAGGCGCAGGCCGTTGCCGCAGGCGGTCAGGAGGCGGGCGAGACGCCCCCTGCCGAGGCCACGCTCATCGGCCCCACCTGGCAGTGGGTAGGCTCGACCTACAGCGATGGCGTCGAGCAGACCGTCGCTGCCCCCACCTACACCGTTCAGTTTCTGCCCGATGGCTCGCTGGGTTTTCAGGCCGACTGCAATCGCGGCAGCGGCAGCTATCGGGTGGATGGCGACATCCTCGCCATCCAGCTGGGCGCTACGACCCTGGTCGCCTGCACGCCCGAATCGCTAGCCGACAAATTCCTGACCGAGCTTGACCAGGTCGCCGGCTTCGACATCCAAGATGGGATGCTGTACCTGAATCTGGCAGCCGACGCCGGGGCGATGCGCTTCGTCCAGGTCGGCGTCAAGAGCGAGGGCGAGACGCCCTCGGCCGGCGCCGAAGTCCCCTCCCTCGGCGACACCCTGGTGAACACGTCCTGGCGATGGCTGCAGACAGCCACGGCGACCGCGGTCATCGCCCCCACCTTCCCCGACCGCTACCGCCTGGCCTTCCAACCGGATGGTCGCATCAGCCTGGACGCTGACTGCAACACCGGCGGCGGCGTCTACAAGACCGATGGCATCGACCTCGGCCTCCAGGTTTCCATTCTCACCCGCGCCGTCTGCCCGAAAGGCTCCAAGAGCCAGACCTTCGTCGATCAACTCAACCGTGCGGCCTCGTTCGTCATCACCGGCGAAAACCTGATCATCACGCTCCAGGATGAGGCCGGGCAGATGAAGTTCGAGCCGCTCGCCCAGTAGTCGGCTCCGCCTCTACCGCCAACGAAAGGACGCAGACCCCCATCCGTCTGCGCCCTTTCGTTTTGGCCGGGTCAGGCCGCCAGCAGGGGATGGGGGGGGCGCAGGATGGCGATGACCTGGCCGGGGTTGACGAGAGCTGCTAAGTGATGCATACTCATGTCAACTCAAATGATGAGGCAACGGCGATGTCTGCATTCCTGACCGTCCGCGAAGTGGCGGAACTGACCAAGCTACACGAAATGACCATCCGTCGCTACATCCGCGCCGGCAAGCTGGAGGCCGTCCGCATTGGCAGGCAGATTCGCATCCCGCGCGCGGCTGTGGCCAGGCTGGTGGCGCCGGCGCAGCCGGTCGAGGCCGCGCCAGAGATGGCGCTGCGCGAGCCGGCGGTGGCCTATGAGACGCGACCGCGCTCACGGCCGCCGGTTTTGCTGCCTGCTCTGAGCGAGCAACTGGCGCGGCTGGACGAAGGCGACCTGGCCCAGGTGGCCGACCTGGTGCGCCGGTTGCACGAGGAGCAAGAAGAGCGGCTGAGACGAGAGAAGGCCGAACGCAAGGCGCTGGCCCGGAAAATCGTCGAGGAGTCGAAACTGATGACCGGTTCTTTGGCTCATCTGTCGCGTGATGAGATCTTCGCCCAATTCATGAATACTATCGAAGAAATTCGCCAGGATGCCATTGCCAGGGGCTATGCCATAGAGGGAGAATGGATCGGTGATTGACGAATTGCGCGCTGTATTCGATACAAATGTCTATGTCTCTGTCTTTCTGAGCAAGAATCAGGATAGCGCTGCTCAGAAATTATTCCGATTTTGGCGAGCAAAGACGTTTCTACTGCTCATCTGTGATCAACTCCTCGATGAAATCGTCGAGAAGCTGCTGGAGAAGCGTGTCGATCCGTTACGAATACGTTCCTTTCTTGTGGAATTGGGAGAGCTGGCCGCATGGATCACCGTGACGCCCGATGCCATCCTTCCTATCATCCTTGCTGACCCTGACGACGATGTGATCGTCGCCTGCGCGGTAGCCGGCAAGGCCGATTATCTCGTCAGCAACGACGGGCATTTCGATGTCTTGGGCGGACTGCACCGGGGCATTCGCATCGTCCGGCCTGTCCCATTCTTGTGGGCTGTGCGCCAGAGCCTGGGGGGGTAGACTGGCCCCGGTTCAGGCGGCGTATTGCCCGCCATAGCGCCGAGGGCAGTATCGACAAAAAAGGCCGCCGCGCAGTTTTTCTGCACGGCGGCCCGGTGGCGTTTCGGGGAGGCGAGGGCTAGGATTCCTGGTCGAAGTGGTCGGTTTCGGGCATCAGCAACTCGATCGGCGCCGTCTGCGATGATTCGTTGCCGTTGGTGCGCACGGCCTGGCCGCTGAATTGCTCCTGGACGGGGCGATTGCCAAAGCCAGAGCCAAAGGTGGGTTTCCACCAGGCCCATTCGGTGCAGGTGTTGCAGGGTTTGACGGCGTCGTACTGG from Caldilineales bacterium carries:
- a CDS encoding helix-turn-helix domain-containing protein; this encodes MSAFLTVREVAELTKLHEMTIRRYIRAGKLEAVRIGRQIRIPRAAVARLVAPAQPVEAAPEMALREPAVAYETRPRSRPPVLLPALSEQLARLDEGDLAQVADLVRRLHEEQEERLRREKAERKALARKIVEESKLMTGSLAHLSRDEIFAQFMNTIEEIRQDAIARGYAIEGEWIGD
- a CDS encoding putative toxin-antitoxin system toxin component, PIN family, which translates into the protein MIDELRAVFDTNVYVSVFLSKNQDSAAQKLFRFWRAKTFLLLICDQLLDEIVEKLLEKRVDPLRIRSFLVELGELAAWITVTPDAILPIILADPDDDVIVACAVAGKADYLVSNDGHFDVLGGLHRGIRIVRPVPFLWAVRQSLGG
- a CDS encoding META domain-containing protein codes for the protein MKPKHILRSLPFVLLTLIALLAAGCTGLATPAPSPAPGAEPTPPAGGEIMTLYIGPALVECASVGVNQCLQVKTSADGDYQLFYDPIQGFDYEPGFDYEINVSRVEVENPPTDASNYQYNLVAVISKTPAVVAEANRLPLEGPLWQLEAIVAANGLAPVLADSQATARFQGGEINGNASCNQFFGAYQLDGGALTVTVGGSTMMACQPPELMQQEIAYLAALGQVASFAIDGDRLMLKDADGNAILRYTALVSPPLVGASWNITAYNNGQGGLTSPLAATAITLFLAADGTVSGAAGCNNYTGGYTVADNSITIGSLATTRKMCLEPQGLMEQEFAFVNALQQAASFEILGNDLTLLDAAGATLVQAQAVAAGGQEAGETPPAEATLIGPTWQWVGSTYSDGVEQTVAAPTYTVQFLPDGSLGFQADCNRGSGSYRVDGDILAIQLGATTLVACTPESLADKFLTELDQVAGFDIQDGMLYLNLAADAGAMRFVQVGVKSEGETPSAGAEVPSLGDTLVNTSWRWLQTATATAVIAPTFPDRYRLAFQPDGRISLDADCNTGGGVYKTDGIDLGLQVSILTRAVCPKGSKSQTFVDQLNRAASFVITGENLIITLQDEAGQMKFEPLAQ